One part of the Pithys albifrons albifrons isolate INPA30051 chromosome 21, PitAlb_v1, whole genome shotgun sequence genome encodes these proteins:
- the DHRS11 gene encoding dehydrogenase/reductase SDR family member 11 isoform X2 gives MRARSSSAAVWMFLGPPAWSSVKLAAECQSAGYPGTLIPYKCDLSNEEEILSMFSAIKTLHQGVDVCINNAGLARPEPLLSGKTEGWRTMIDVNVMAVSICTREAYQSMKERNIDDGHIININSMNGHSVVPQSVVHFYSATKYAVTALTEGLRQELREAKTHIRATCISPGLVETGFAFKLHDNDPERAAATYESIRCLKAEDMANAVIYVLSAPPHVQIGDIQMRPTEQIS, from the exons ATGAGGGCTCggtccagctctgctgctgtgtggaTGTTCCTGGGACCCCCAGCTTGGAGCTCAGTG AAATTAGCAGCGGAGTGCCAGAGCGCCGGCTACCCGGGGACCCTCATCCCATACAAGTGTGATCTGTCCAACGAAGAGGAGATCCTGTCCATGTTCTCGGCCATCAAGACCCTGCACCAAGGGGTTGATGTTTGCATCAACAACGCAGGGCTGGCGCGCCCCGAGCCACTGCTCTCGGGGAAGACGGAGGGCTGGCGGACCATGATAGAC GTCAATGTGATGGCTGTAAGCATCTGCACCCGAGAGGCCTACCAGTCCATGAAAGAGAGAAACATTGATGATGGGCATATAATTAACATTAACAG CATGAATGGCCACAGTGTTGTGCCCCAGTCCGTGGTGCATTTCTACAGTGCCACCAAGTACGCGGTGACAGCGCTGACGGAGGGGCTGCGGCAGGAGCTGCGCGAGGCCAAGACTCACATCCGAGCCACA TGTATATCTCCAGGACTGGTGGAAACAGGATTTGCTTTTAAACTCCATGATAATGACCCTGAGAGAGCTGCTGCAACCTATGAGAGCATTCGG TGTCTCAAAGCTGAAGATATGGCTAATGCTGTCATATATGTCCTCAGTGCCCCCCCTCATGTACAG ATCGGAGATATCCAGATGAGGCCCACGGAGCAGATCTCGTAG
- the MRM1 gene encoding rRNA methyltransferase 1, mitochondrial has translation MQRALVRAVCGAAGLRRWRCGVRLRSTRERPPRGAPASLPQVPTAVPGPSGSRGTARGQPQPGRASAAARELWLSQRDEFPRARRGLERKPLCVERTKGSEILFGVAPCSLALTQERRNLFRLFLKQSSGSRRAVMGELVLQATARGVPVCHIPRRELDQLCRGQLHQGVCLEATPLPFKSLEDAEAPSLGHEEGRKAQLMWLVLEQIQDPMNLGALLRSAYFLGVDRVVTSRRNSCPLTPTVSKASAGAVEVFDVYSTDDLQSFLKAKTAEGWEVVGTVSKPEDVEDVPVISCLEFRWDKPIILVIGSEGEGLSLETQLLCHRMLAIPPGRALHPGIESLNVSVATGILLHSICSQKRRHGD, from the exons ATGCAGCGGGCACTGGTGCGGGCCGTGTGCGGGGCCGCGGGGCTGCGGCGCTGGCGCTGCGGGGTCCGGCTCCGCTCCACGCGCGAGCGGCCGCCCCGCGGTGCCCCCGCATCCCTCCCGCAGGTCCCCACGGCCGTGCCCGGCCCCAGCGGCTCCCGAGGGACCGCGCGGGGACAGCCCCAGCCGGGACGGGCGTCGGCGGCCGCCCGGGAGCTGTGGCTGTCGCAGCGGGATGAATTCCCACGGGCGAGGAGGGGGCTGGAGCGAAAGCCGCTGTGCGTGGAGAGGACCAAGGGCTCGGAGATCCTGTTCGGGGTCGCGCCGTGCTCGCTGGCCCTCACCCAGGAGCGCAGGAACCTGTTCAGGCTGTTCCTCAAGCAGAGCAGCGGCTCCCGGCGAGCCGTGATGGGCGAGCTGGTCCTGCAGGCCACGGCCCGCGGGGTCCCCGTGTGCCACATCCCGCGCAGGGAGCTGGACCAGCTCTGCCGGGGACAGCTGCACCAGGGCGTGTGCCTGGAGGCCACTCCGCTCCCGTTCAAGAGCTTGGAGGACGCCGAAGCGCCCAGTTTGGGGCACGAAGAGGGGCGGAAGGCACAGCTGATGtggctggtgctggagcagatccAGGACCCCATGAACCTGGGGGCACTGCTGCGCTCCGCGTACTTCCTGGGGGTGGACAGAGTGGTGACAAGCCGCAGGAATAG CTGCCCCCTGACTCCAACAGTGAGCAAAGCCAGCGCTGGAGCAGTGGAGGTCTTTGATGTCTACAGCACTGATGATCTCCAGAGCTTTTTGAAG GCTAAAactgcagagggctgggaagTGGTGGGAACAGTGAGCAAACCTGAGGATGTGGAAGATGTTCCTGTCATCAGTTGCTTGGAATTTCGGTGGGATAAACCCATTATTCTAGTAATAG GCAGTGAAGGGGAGGGCCTTTCCTTGGAgacacagctgctgtgccaTCGGATGCTGGCCATCCCCCCGGGCAGGGCGCTGCACCCCGGCATCGAGTCGCTCAACGTCTCTGTTGCCACTG